Proteins from a single region of Allofrancisella inopinata:
- a CDS encoding YiiX/YebB-like N1pC/P60 family cysteine hydrolase — protein sequence MSISQCLRKGDVLFIVDGYEKNISNLSVGYGDYSYYHCSLYIGDSRIIESVKTVGVIIADLAKYSNNKILVGRTAQKDDFLNNVIKYAHKLIGCQYNDLFLPNQSGKFYCSELIHEVFALANKNIFFKMHTLNYISPGDLEVCKYWSDFYSQYGLKVPQGEIGSHPNNLSLDEKFKYRFWNC from the coding sequence TTGAGTATTAGTCAGTGCTTAAGAAAAGGAGATGTGTTATTTATAGTAGATGGTTATGAAAAAAATATTTCTAACTTATCTGTTGGCTACGGAGATTATAGTTATTACCATTGTAGCTTATATATTGGTGACAGTAGAATTATAGAGTCAGTAAAAACTGTAGGAGTCATAATCGCTGATTTAGCTAAGTACTCTAATAATAAAATATTAGTTGGACGCACAGCCCAAAAAGATGATTTTCTTAATAATGTTATCAAGTATGCACACAAGTTAATTGGTTGTCAGTATAATGATTTATTTTTACCAAACCAATCAGGAAAGTTTTATTGTTCTGAGCTTATCCATGAAGTATTTGCCTTAGCTAATAAAAATATTTTTTTTAAAATGCATACCCTCAACTACATTTCACCAGGTGATTTAGAAGTTTGTAAATATTGGTCAGATTTTTATAGCCAATATGGTTTGAAAGTTCCACAAGGAGAAATTGGATCTCACCCAAACAACTTATCTTTAGATGAAAAGTTTAAGTATAGATTTTGGAACTGTTGA